From the genome of Rhizobium sp. NXC24, one region includes:
- the nirD gene encoding nitrite reductase small subunit NirD: protein MSMNWIEIGDISDIPLRGARCVKTPQGKIAVFRTAENEVFAIEDHCPHKGGPLSQGIVHGAAVTCPLHNWVISLETGKALGADEGSVRTIPVRNEGGVLSIRLDSLMMAAE from the coding sequence ATGAGCATGAACTGGATTGAAATCGGCGACATTTCGGATATCCCGCTGCGCGGCGCGCGCTGCGTGAAGACGCCGCAGGGCAAGATCGCGGTCTTCCGTACTGCCGAAAACGAAGTCTTCGCCATCGAGGATCATTGCCCGCACAAGGGCGGACCGCTTTCGCAAGGGATCGTGCACGGTGCAGCCGTCACTTGCCCTCTGCACAATTGGGTCATCTCGCTTGAAACCGGCAAGGCGCTCGGGGCGGATGAAGGTTCGGTCCGCACCATCCCGGTGCGCAATGAGGGCGGAGTGCTATCGATCAGGCTCGATAGTCTCATGATGGCGGCGGAATAG